The Candidatus Ozemobacteraceae bacterium sequence CGGCCATGGCAAGACGGCCTTCCGCCCCGACGACCCGCTTTTCGACTTCCTCGGCGGCGCGCCCGATATCCAGGTCGGCGCGGATCAGCAGTTCGGACAGCGACAGCTCGATGTGCTCGGCGATCCGATCGATCTCCCCCGCGCGTTCCGTGCGGATCTGTTCCAGAAACGGCGACAGGGCTTCCGTCTGAAGCCATTCCATCGGCTCGGGCAGGAACGCGACCGGCGGCAGGGCCTCGGGGAGATGGCCGGGGGAAAGATTGCCGATGAGCGAAGCCTCGCGCAAAAGCGGCTCCCGACCCTCGCCGTTCTCGACGGCGAACAGCCGTTCATGGATGGTCTGGCCCAGGCCGTCGACCACCCGCGCCCGGAAAAGATCGATGCGGACCGGGTTTTCATGCGCGAGTGAATGGTAGCAGGCGCCTTTGGCGAAGGTGCCGATCGCTCGTTCCCCGACTTCGCGTCGGACGGCTTCGAACAGCGGGTGCCCGGGGGTGACCCATTCCAGGCGGTTCTTGTCCGAGGTTTCGCGATCGGTGGAGAACCGCGGGTAGCGGGAAGCCAGCCCGGGGAGTTTCCAGTCTGGCGCCTGCTCGTGGCGCCGCAACTCGTCAGGGGTGCGGCCGGGGTCGAATGCGTGAAGAAACGTCTTGACCGGTTTCAGGTCGAGCCGCACCACGGCGCCGGCATCCCGGAGAAACCGGGCGATGGTCTCGGGAACGACCCGTCGTTCCTGGGCCAGGGCACGGCGTTCTACCAGCATGGCGAGGTTCAGTTTCTTGGACGCCAGACCTTCGAGCGCGTTCTGGCAGATATTCCGGAAATCCCGTTCATCGACGTTCCTGAGAAGCCGGTCTTCGAGATCGAGCTCTCCGAGCTTGCCGGCGTAATAGTCTCGCAGCACTCGCTCGATATGGGCCGCCGGCAGGACCTCGCCGACAACGTTGAAGACGGCGTCGTCCTCGAGCGCGTCACGAATCTCCTGGAGTTTCTCGAGAAGCTTCTGCAGCACCCGGCCCTCGATGGTGTTGCCCGCGACGAAATTGAAGATCAGGCAGTCCTTCTGCTGGCCGTACCGGTGAATGCGGCCCATCCGCTGTTCCAGCCGGTTCGGGTTCCAGGGGATGTCGTAGTTGAAAAGGATGTGGCAGACCTGGAGGTTGATGCCTTCACCGGCCGCCTCGGTGGCGACGAGAACCTGGATCGCGCCTTCCCGGAACTGCTGTTCGGCATGGAGCCTCGTCCCGGGCTCGTCGCGGGAGCCCGGTTTCATGCCGCCGTGGATGCACCCGACGGTGAATCCCCATTCCTTTAGTCGTTTCATAAGATAGTCGAGAGTATCTTTGAACTCGGTGAAGATGAGGAGGCGCTTATCCTGGTGATCGAAAAAGCCCTGTTCCTCGAGAAGGGCTTTCAACCGTTTCAGCTTGGCTTCCTGGCCGTTGTCTTCGACTGTCTTGGCCTGTATGACCAGTTCCTGAAGGGCGGCGATCTCGGAACGGACCTGGTCCGCGTTGTTGGCGAGCGTGACGGCTTCCAGATACGCCTCGATCCGCTCCCGTTCGGTGTCTTCCATCTCGTCGAGATCGTCGGGATCGGGGATGCTGCCCGGCGCGAATCGGAGAACGTCTTCCGCCCGCTTCAGGCCTTCCGCCAGGCGTTTCGCCCTCTTTTCGAGGCTGGTCCTGACCGCGAAGGTGCTCGACGCGAGACGGCGCTGGTAGAGGGCCATCAGGAAGCCGACGGCCCGCGCCCGCAGATCGTCGCCGGCGGCCGCGGCCCGCGCGCACTGGTGTTTCACCATCTTCGTGATGTCCAGATACAGGGCGTATTCCGGGCCGTCGATCGCGAACTCGACCGTTTTCGGTATGCGCTTGGTGAAGATTTTGCGGGCCGCCCAGGTGCCGTCGGGCTGGCGCTCGGGGAAAAACACCATCGCTTCCTTCGTCCGGCGAAGGTAGAACGGCGCCCGTTTCCGGTCCATGGCCTGCTTGATGGACGTGACGTCGGCGAATGCGTCTTCATCGAGAAGCTGGAGGAAGAGCGAGAAATTCGCCGGGTCGCCCTTGTGAGGCGTCGCCGTCAGCAGGAGGATATGATCGGTGGTGTCGC is a genomic window containing:
- a CDS encoding helicase-related protein, which produces MNKTEPLREGVIITGPLFQEPMRVETIRSAGPDTWLVGLVGTKTEQFRKVALSSGQLASLVIHDPTFTFDSDPNLLRLGIQAYSLGIAYEFDPYFGLSISRVDPLPHQLEAVYDYLLKLGRVRFLLADDAGAGKTIMSGLLIKELELRGLAERIMVVCPANLAFQWQRELFEKFGVNFKVMKGHDLREQFGMNQWLEEKRVITSLDLAKREDILPGLKQVRWDLVIVDEAHRMSASDEAHKSQRYRLGELLRDTTDHILLLTATPHKGDPANFSLFLQLLDEDAFADVTSIKQAMDRKRAPFYLRRTKEAMVFFPERQPDGTWAARKIFTKRIPKTVEFAIDGPEYALYLDITKMVKHQCARAAAAGDDLRARAVGFLMALYQRRLASSTFAVRTSLEKRAKRLAEGLKRAEDVLRFAPGSIPDPDDLDEMEDTERERIEAYLEAVTLANNADQVRSEIAALQELVIQAKTVEDNGQEAKLKRLKALLEEQGFFDHQDKRLLIFTEFKDTLDYLMKRLKEWGFTVGCIHGGMKPGSRDEPGTRLHAEQQFREGAIQVLVATEAAGEGINLQVCHILFNYDIPWNPNRLEQRMGRIHRYGQQKDCLIFNFVAGNTIEGRVLQKLLEKLQEIRDALEDDAVFNVVGEVLPAAHIERVLRDYYAGKLGELDLEDRLLRNVDERDFRNICQNALEGLASKKLNLAMLVERRALAQERRVVPETIARFLRDAGAVVRLDLKPVKTFLHAFDPGRTPDELRRHEQAPDWKLPGLASRYPRFSTDRETSDKNRLEWVTPGHPLFEAVRREVGERAIGTFAKGACYHSLAHENPVRIDLFRARVVDGLGQTIHERLFAVENGEGREPLLREASLIGNLSPGHLPEALPPVAFLPEPMEWLQTEALSPFLEQIRTERAGEIDRIAEHIELSLSELLIRADLDIGRAAEEVEKRVVGAEGRLAMAENTHQRLVDRRDRRRRELEAQRSLTLQGVERLTSFLVLPHPERAAPEVTGLRQNLETEAIAMRVAMEYETAQGRQVYDVHEKDLGYDLTSLDTTTGELRLIEVKGLSAKSGTILLTPNEKRVAEDRRDCYWLYVVTECAATPKLNVIRDPISFDWHEVKKVQHYWLEVNAMSTPVSVREPAPKFPEKKD